Proteins found in one Plodia interpunctella isolate USDA-ARS_2022_Savannah chromosome 24, ilPloInte3.2, whole genome shotgun sequence genomic segment:
- the LOC128680606 gene encoding uncharacterized protein LOC128680606, which produces MQCRGQTVFLCLSVLLSLTSADTLGAGLKLLGRVYDNCERSQEIVKCFKVNAAKIIDRAARMDALPILEGISLVRRPDIGRAFPSSLPEGDLNTLPSEQVDKYLNLATTKLMQTHRVVLTPTTVGEDVARSMSEARGKLKKMIGPILAGVAIKGGFLAIAFQAIALIAGKALLIGKIALLLSAIIGLKKLVSGGESHEKTTYEIVKHPQVSQSHTYSSSHYGGDFDATGPGGHYRRSVEDEAAAQDRAYRAYAAKQQ; this is translated from the coding sequence ATGCAGTGCCGCGGACAAACAGTCTTCTTGTGTTTAAGTGTTCTTCTTTCTCTTACTTCTGCTGATACTCTCGGAGCAGGGCTCAAACTTCTTGGAAGGGTGTACGACAACTGTGAAAGGTCACAGGAGATCGTCAAGTGTTTCAAGGTCAATGCCGCCAAAATCATCGACCGAGCTGCCAGAATGGACGCCCTTCCGATCTTGGAAGGAATATCATTAGTTCGAAGACCGGACATAGGAAGAGCATTTCCATCTTCACTTCCTGAAGGCGACTTGAACACACTGCCGTCGGAACAAGTAGATAAATATCTTAATTTGGCAACTACAAAACTAATGCAGACACATCGCGTCGTGCTAACTCCAACAACTGTAGGCGAAGATGTAGCAAGATCAATGAGTGAGGCGAGAGGCAAACTGAAGAAGATGATTGGACCTATCCTAGCTGGTGTTGCTATCAAAGGAGGATTCTTGGCAATCGCCTTCCAGGCCATAGCCTTGATTGCTGGCAAAGCCCTGCTCATTGGCAAGATAGCATTACTTTTATCTGCAATCATCGGTCTGAAGAAGCTCGTATCTGGCGGAGAATCTCATGAGAAGACTACGTATGAAATAGTGAAGCATCCGCAGGTGTCTCAGAGTCATACTTATTCGTCTTCCCACTACGGAGGTGACTTTGATGCTACTGGTCCAGGTGGACACTACAGAAGGAGCGTTGAAGATGAAGCTGCAGCACAGGATAGGGCCTACAGAGCCTATGCCGCTAAGCAGCAGTAA
- the LOC128680571 gene encoding uncharacterized protein LOC128680571 produces the protein MFAKVLLLSLVCTAVQSAVARDDLGVKYIMRIYEDCQRSDGIMPCLKKKAILFFDRAARMDAIPVVDGVDIVKTSESEVTPMSENDIESTLPRNLNDKNEALTDMLWDRIASFANSRTIQLSLPRITGQDLNKGVEEGRGKMKKMMGMMMMGASMKMAALIPLAIAGLFVLAGKALIVAKIALLLSGIIALKKIMSQKGGGHESHGWSSGGSSGGWDRRTYHDASDLAYSAYKTN, from the exons ATGTTTGCTAAAGTGTTGTTGTTATCTCTAGTGTGCACTGCTGTGCAATCCGCTGTCGCCAGGGATGACTTGGGTGTCAAATATATCATGAGGATATACGAAGACTGCCAAAGGAGCGATGGAATCATGCCTTGTTTGAAGAAGAAAGCTATTCTCTTCTTTGACAGAGCTGCAAGGATGGACGCGATACCAGTAGTGGATGGTGTTGATATAGTGAAGACTTCAGAGTCAGAAGTAACGCCAATGAGTGAGAATGACATAGAGTCGACATTGCCAAGGAATTTGAATGATAAGAATGAAGCTCTAACGGATATGCTGTGGGACAGGATTGCGTCGTTTGCCAACTCCAGGACTATTCAGTTGTCGTTGCCAAGGATAACTGGACAGGATCTCAACAAAGGAGTTGAGGAAG GTCGGGGCAAGATGAAGAAGATGATGGGCATGATGATGATGGGCGCTAGTATGAAGATGGCGGCTCTCATACCTCTCGCCATTGCTGGACTCTTCGTGCTAGCTGGGAAAGCCCTCATAGTCGCTAag ATCGCTCTCCTTCTGTCTGGAATCATCGCACTAAAGAAGATCATGTCACAAAAAGGAGGTGGCCATGAAAGCCACGGGTGGTCTTCAGGCGGAAGCAGCGGTGGCTGGGACCGTAGGACATACCACGACGCGTCTGACCTAGCCTACTCAGCCTACAAAACCAACTAG